The DNA segment GCTGGAGCGGGAGCCGCGTACCGAGGACGGGCGGGAGCGGCTGGCCCGTGCCATCGACGCGATCCTGGGACTGGCGCGGGAGCGGCCGGTGCTCATGCGCCAGCACATGGCGGGCCTGCTGCACGAGGAGGGCTTCGTGCAGTGCCCGGAGCAGCAGCGCCTCTCCGAACTCCTCGGCGACACGATCGCCCGCAGCGGCGCGGAGGACGGCACGGCCGGCTATCCGATGCTCCGGGCGCTGCTGATGGGCGCGGTGTACGCGGCGCTGGTACCAGGCGTACCGATGCCGATACCCGTACTGCGCGCGGAGCTGTTCGAGCGGTACGGACTCGACGGCGAGCCGGGTCTCCCGGCGGACGGCGAGCCGGACC comes from the Streptomyces seoulensis genome and includes:
- a CDS encoding TetR/AcrR family transcriptional regulator; translated protein: MSPRSASVNEELRRRSRERLLHAAVELVDERGFEATTLGDIADRAGSARGLVSYYFPGKRQLVQSAVHRLMHRTLEEALEREPRTEDGRERLARAIDAILGLARERPVLMRQHMAGLLHEEGFVQCPEQQRLSELLGDTIARSGAEDGTAGYPMLRALLMGAVYAALVPGVPMPIPVLRAELFERYGLDGEPGLPADGEPDRGDLSRFFATERRPEGPGE